Genomic segment of Candidatus Marinarcus aquaticus:
TCATTGGCAATAAGTAAAAACGCAGCTGCGTCACTGCTTCCACCACCAAGACCAGCAAATTCTGGGATGTTTTTCTCCACTTTAACCGTATAAACTCTGAAAAAAGCATCAATTTTTGGGCAATATTTACGTAACTCTACAAAGGCTTTATAAATGGTGTTTTTTTCTAATTCACATCCAAAATCACCCTCTAAGTTAAACGCATTTTTTTCATTTCCAGGAACTATAGAGATGGTATCGTAGAGATTTTTCACTCGTACAAAACGAGAAACGAGCTCATGATAACTATCTCTTTTTCCAGCAATTTTTAAAAAAATATTGACTTTTGCGTACGCTTTTTTAGTGACGGTTTTCGTTGGTTTCATTAAACTTTTAGTACCTTATTTAATAGATATTTTACTTGATTGTTTTGAATTTGGATTATACTGAAAAAATCATCAAAAACAATTATATACTCACCCTCTTCTTTTTTCTCTAAATACTCAATGTCTATTTTTTTACCGTGTTCTACCCAGAGTTTATCCCCAGTGTACTCATTAAATGGTAAATCCAAATACTCTAAAGGATCAAGACTTTTTTCATTCTCAAAATAGAACGCTCCTTCATGCAATCTTTTTAAATAAGAAAGCGTTCCAACCACTTCAAGTTTTTGAGCCAAAATTTGAGCTAAACTTCTTATATATGAGCCTTCACTTACACTTGCTTCAAAGGTAATAAAAGGATGGGAATAGGAAATAAACTTTATTTGTTTGACATCCATGACAGATGTTTTAAGCTCCACCTCTTTTCCTTGTCGTGCTAAATCATAGGCTCTTTGCCCCTCGATTTTTTTGGCACTGTATTTTGGAGGAGTGTAGGTAATCTCCCCTTCTAAACT
This window contains:
- the truB gene encoding tRNA pseudouridine(55) synthase TruB, which gives rise to MQKKFYDNEPLNKLLVVNKPMFISSNSYLNKIKRKYRNKKAGFSGTLDPFACGCLIVAFGQYSKLFKYLKKTPKTYRAVLWLGATSESLDIENIISIQQEKKLDEQVIKKVLKSLEGEITYTPPKYSAKKIEGQRAYDLARQGKEVELKTSVMDVKQIKFISYSHPFITFEASVSEGSYIRSLAQILAQKLEVVGTLSYLKRLHEGAFYFENEKSLDPLEYLDLPFNEYTGDKLWVEHGKKIDIEYLEKKEEGEYIIVFDDFFSIIQIQNNQVKYLLNKVLKV